In the Pan paniscus chromosome 8, NHGRI_mPanPan1-v2.0_pri, whole genome shotgun sequence genome, one interval contains:
- the LOC117974478 gene encoding uncharacterized protein LOC117974478: MLVSSVDSIKVLVSSVDSIDVLVSSVDSIDVLVSSVDSINILVYSVDSIHVLTSSVDSIDLLVSNVDSIHVLVSNVDSIKVLVSSVDSINFLVSSVDSIHVLVSSVDSIKVLVSNVDSIDVLVSSVDSIDVLVSSVDSINILVCSVDSIHVLISSIDSIHVLVSSVDSIKVLVSSVDSIDVLVSSVDTIKVLVSSVDSSMSWYPV, translated from the coding sequence ATGTTGGTATCCAGTGTAGACAGTATCAAAGTCTTGGTATCTAGTGTGGACAGCATCGATGTCTTGGTGTCCAGTGTAGACAGCATTGACGTCTTGGTGTCCAGTGTAGACAGCATCAACATCTTGGTATACAGTGTAGACAGCATCCATGTCTTGACATCCAGTGTAGACAGCATCGACCTCTTGGTATCCAATGTAGACAGCATCCATGTCTTAGTATCCAATGTAGACAGCATCAAAGTCTTGGTATCTAGTGTAGACAGCATAAACTTCTTGGTATCCAGTGTAGACAGCATCCATGTCTTGGTATCCAGTGTAGACAGTATCAAAGTCTTGGTATCTAATGTAGACAGCATTGATGTCTTAGTGTCCAGTGTAGACAGCATTGACGTCTTGGTGTCCAGTGTAGACAGCATTAACATCTTGGTATGCAGTGTAGACAGCATCCATGTCTTGATATCCAGTATAGACAGCATCCATGTCTTGGTATCCAGTGTAGACAGTATCAAAGTCTTGGTATCTAGTGTGGACAGTATCGACGTCTTGGTGTCCAGTGTAGACACCATCAAGGTCTTGGTATCCAGTGTAGACAGCTCCATGTCTTGGTATCCAGTGTAG